One Brevibacterium spongiae DNA segment encodes these proteins:
- a CDS encoding diacylglycerol/lipid kinase family protein — protein sequence MSGIGIIVNPKHVSTHRAYFALVTGLNSSGIDYRTMSTTPVRSGRWQAEQLLDWGAASIIILGGDGTIRAAAPILAEAGVLTFIVPTGTANVLSRHLGFSSARQAIDHCIETVQQLSSSPTALGQSQERLVPVNTAEVRDAAGQWSQQAFLSLAGVGGDARAVAHHHLAPGLLGYMLGAGRALFAADLSAVTEREDPPRREPKRIWSLMASKAARPAGPVTVFPDADIAGREFSVLTVGPLPRRIAARLRAWRGIAAACLRGTPSDHRLMHYRRATSASIELTEPAPAQLDGDLIGDCLGLRVNAGEHRLRVSAPAS from the coding sequence ATGAGCGGTATCGGCATCATCGTCAACCCGAAACATGTCTCCACGCACCGTGCCTATTTCGCCCTTGTCACCGGGCTGAACAGCAGCGGAATCGACTATCGGACCATGTCGACGACCCCAGTTCGATCCGGTCGGTGGCAGGCCGAGCAGCTGCTGGACTGGGGAGCCGCGAGCATCATCATCCTCGGCGGTGACGGAACCATCCGGGCCGCTGCACCTATCCTTGCCGAGGCCGGGGTGCTGACATTCATCGTGCCTACGGGGACTGCGAATGTGCTCAGCCGACACCTGGGGTTCAGCTCCGCCCGACAAGCGATCGACCACTGCATCGAGACCGTGCAACAGCTCTCGAGCTCCCCGACGGCGCTTGGGCAGTCGCAGGAAAGGCTTGTCCCGGTCAACACCGCGGAGGTCCGAGACGCTGCGGGGCAATGGTCCCAGCAGGCGTTTCTCAGCCTGGCCGGAGTCGGAGGCGACGCCCGTGCCGTGGCCCACCACCATCTGGCGCCGGGACTGCTCGGATACATGCTCGGTGCCGGCCGGGCCCTCTTCGCCGCAGACCTGTCGGCAGTGACGGAGCGGGAGGACCCACCTCGGCGCGAACCCAAGCGGATCTGGTCCCTGATGGCCTCGAAAGCGGCGCGTCCGGCCGGGCCGGTCACGGTCTTTCCGGACGCTGACATCGCCGGACGCGAATTCTCCGTGCTCACCGTCGGACCCCTGCCGCGAAGAATCGCTGCGCGGCTTCGGGCCTGGCGCGGCATCGCCGCGGCCTGCCTGCGGGGTACCCCCTCAGACCACCGTCTCATGCACTACCGCAGGGCCACCTCGGCGTCGATCGAACTCACTGAACCTGCCCCTGCACAACTCGACGGGGACCTCATCGGTGACTGCCTCGGATTGCGAGTGAACGCCGGTGAGCACCGATTGAGGGTATCAGCGCCTGCGTCGTGA
- a CDS encoding helicase HerA-like domain-containing protein: MTAEALQTLKDGYTFDGETLELGVALDGEELSKETPISIPLSMLNRHGLVAGATGTGKTVTLQVLAEQLSRAGVPVFASDIKGDLSGIGAPGVESDKLRKRLDAAGQDWEPKANPTEFYTLGDSGLGTPMRATVTSFGPILLAKVLELNDTQESVLSLVFHYADQAGLALLDLSDLKAVLTFLTSAEGKADLEGIGGASKATVGVILRKISELAAQGGDVFFGEPEFDTADLLRTDDNGAGIVSVLELQKLSQSPALFSTFLMWLLADLFQDLPEVGDPDKPTLVFFFDEAHLLFADASKAFLQSVTQTVRLIRSKGVGIFFVTQTPKDVPDDVLAQLGSRIQHQLRAHTPNDAKALKATVQTFPKSDYDLEELLTSLGTGEAVVTVMDPDGAPTPVAPTRMRAPESKMGPMSEDEITSAVAASPQQQKYGTAIDNESAREILAKRLEGGSEAHAEEQRTATTDSLGDQSAGNDNGSADRIDFPEESDGSRRKPAEKDDGNLFTQVVKSSAFKQFTRTAAREIARGIFGTSRRRR, encoded by the coding sequence ATGACAGCTGAGGCACTGCAGACACTCAAAGACGGCTACACATTCGATGGTGAGACTCTCGAACTCGGGGTCGCGCTCGACGGGGAAGAGCTCTCGAAGGAGACGCCGATCTCCATCCCCCTGTCCATGCTCAACCGGCACGGCCTCGTAGCAGGTGCCACAGGCACCGGCAAGACCGTGACCCTGCAGGTGCTCGCCGAGCAGCTCTCCCGCGCAGGTGTGCCGGTCTTCGCCTCCGATATCAAGGGTGACCTGTCAGGAATCGGCGCTCCCGGCGTCGAATCCGACAAACTGCGCAAGCGTCTCGACGCTGCGGGCCAGGACTGGGAGCCGAAGGCCAACCCGACCGAGTTCTATACGCTCGGTGACTCGGGTCTCGGCACTCCCATGCGCGCGACCGTCACCTCTTTCGGCCCGATCCTGCTGGCCAAGGTCCTCGAGCTCAATGACACGCAGGAATCCGTGCTTTCGCTGGTCTTCCACTATGCGGATCAGGCGGGACTGGCTCTGCTCGACCTCTCCGATCTCAAGGCCGTGCTCACCTTCCTCACCTCTGCCGAAGGCAAAGCCGATCTCGAGGGCATCGGCGGGGCATCGAAGGCGACAGTCGGCGTCATCCTGCGCAAGATCTCCGAACTCGCCGCTCAGGGCGGAGATGTCTTCTTCGGGGAACCCGAGTTCGACACCGCAGATCTGCTGCGCACCGATGACAACGGGGCGGGCATCGTCTCCGTGCTCGAACTGCAGAAGCTCAGCCAGTCCCCCGCTCTGTTCTCCACGTTCCTCATGTGGCTGCTCGCCGACCTGTTCCAGGACCTGCCGGAGGTCGGCGATCCTGACAAGCCCACACTCGTGTTCTTCTTCGACGAGGCACATCTGCTCTTCGCCGATGCGTCGAAGGCGTTCTTACAGTCGGTGACGCAGACGGTGCGTCTCATCCGGTCCAAGGGTGTCGGCATCTTCTTCGTCACGCAGACCCCGAAGGATGTGCCCGATGATGTGCTCGCCCAGCTCGGCTCGCGCATCCAGCATCAGCTGCGGGCGCACACCCCGAATGATGCGAAGGCGCTGAAGGCCACTGTGCAGACGTTTCCGAAGTCTGATTACGATCTCGAGGAGCTGCTCACCTCGTTGGGCACCGGCGAGGCTGTGGTCACGGTGATGGATCCCGACGGAGCGCCGACCCCGGTCGCCCCGACGCGGATGCGCGCCCCGGAGTCGAAGATGGGGCCGATGAGTGAGGACGAGATCACGTCCGCCGTCGCCGCCTCCCCGCAGCAGCAGAAGTACGGCACTGCGATCGACAACGAGTCGGCTCGGGAGATCCTCGCGAAGCGGCTCGAAGGCGGTTCCGAGGCGCATGCCGAAGAGCAGCGCACCGCGACCACCGATTCTCTCGGCGATCAGTCGGCCGGGAATGACAACGGGTCTGCGGACAGGATCGACTTCCCCGAGGAGTCCGATGGTTCCCGACGGAAACCTGCGGAGAAGGACGATGGGAATCTCTTCACTCAGGTGGTGAAGTCTTCAGCCTTCAAGCAGTTCACGCGCACCGCCGCCCGCGAGATCGCCCGCGGAATCTTCGGCACTTCACGACGCAGGCGCTGA
- the pdxT gene encoding pyridoxal 5'-phosphate synthase glutaminase subunit PdxT: MVRVGVLALQGAFREHLLMLGSLGVESRKVTRSEHLADLDGLILPGGESTAMVRIASGTDLFARLRELMAAGLPVFGTCAGLILLADRLSDDSLGGYERLGGLDVTVARNAYGRQRDSFTAPIDVAGLSDPFQATFIRAPQILDAGPGTEVLAAHEGRAVLVRQNNVWGGSFHPELGQDLRIHAEFLHRLGVAV, from the coding sequence ATGGTGAGAGTCGGCGTCCTCGCCCTCCAGGGAGCCTTCCGTGAGCACCTGCTCATGCTCGGTTCCCTGGGGGTCGAGTCGCGTAAGGTCACCCGGTCCGAGCATCTCGCCGACCTCGACGGTCTCATCCTGCCGGGCGGAGAATCCACGGCCATGGTCCGCATCGCCTCCGGCACCGACCTCTTCGCTCGTCTGCGTGAGCTGATGGCGGCCGGTCTGCCGGTCTTCGGCACCTGCGCCGGCCTCATCCTCTTGGCCGATCGGCTCAGCGACGATTCGCTGGGCGGCTACGAGCGCCTCGGCGGTCTCGATGTCACGGTGGCCCGGAACGCCTATGGACGGCAACGTGATTCGTTCACTGCACCGATCGACGTGGCAGGGCTGAGCGACCCCTTCCAGGCGACCTTCATCCGTGCCCCGCAGATCCTCGACGCCGGTCCGGGCACCGAGGTGCTCGCCGCCCATGAGGGCCGGGCCGTTCTGGTGCGGCAGAACAATGTCTGGGGCGGCAGCTTTCACCCCGAGTTGGGGCAGGACCTGCGAATCCATGCAGAATTCCTCCACCGCCTCGGTGTTGCTGTGTAG
- the pdxS gene encoding pyridoxal 5'-phosphate synthase lyase subunit PdxS, with protein sequence MTETQTLLNTGLAQMLKGGVIMDVVNEEQARIAEAAGASAVMALERVPADIRAQGGVARMSDPDLIDSIISAVSIPVMAKARIGHFVEAQILETLGVDYIDESEVLSPADYVNHIDKSVFQVPFVCGATNLGEALRRITEGASMIRSKGEAGTGDVSEAMRHLRTINSEIRALGAKSEDELYVAAKEIAAPYHLVKQVASLGRLPVVTFVAGGIATPADAAMMMQLGADGVFVGSGIFKSGNPEARAKAIVEATTHFDDAAAVAAASRGLGDAMVGINVADVPAPHRLAERGW encoded by the coding sequence ATGACCGAAACACAGACCCTGCTCAACACCGGACTGGCGCAGATGCTCAAGGGCGGCGTCATCATGGACGTCGTCAATGAAGAGCAGGCCCGCATCGCGGAGGCCGCTGGAGCCTCGGCCGTTATGGCGCTCGAGCGCGTTCCCGCCGATATCCGCGCGCAGGGCGGGGTCGCCCGCATGAGCGATCCCGACCTCATCGATTCGATCATCAGCGCCGTGTCCATTCCGGTCATGGCCAAGGCCCGCATCGGCCACTTCGTCGAAGCCCAGATCCTCGAGACCCTCGGTGTCGACTACATCGACGAGTCCGAGGTCCTCTCCCCCGCCGACTACGTCAACCACATCGACAAGTCGGTCTTCCAGGTTCCTTTCGTCTGTGGAGCGACCAACCTCGGTGAGGCCCTCCGCCGGATCACCGAGGGAGCGTCGATGATCCGGTCGAAGGGCGAAGCCGGCACCGGGGACGTCTCCGAGGCGATGCGTCACCTGCGGACCATCAACTCCGAGATCCGCGCCCTGGGTGCAAAGAGCGAAGACGAGCTCTACGTCGCTGCGAAGGAGATCGCCGCTCCGTACCACCTGGTCAAGCAGGTCGCGAGCCTCGGACGTCTGCCCGTTGTCACGTTCGTCGCCGGCGGAATCGCCACCCCGGCGGATGCGGCGATGATGATGCAGCTCGGCGCCGACGGTGTGTTCGTCGGCTCGGGCATCTTCAAGTCCGGCAATCCCGAGGCCCGGGCCAAGGCCATCGTCGAAGCCACCACCCACTTCGATGACGCGGCGGCTGTGGCGGCGGCCTCACGGGGACTCGGCGATGCGATGGTCGGCATCAACGTCGCCGATGTTCCCGCCCCGCACCGTCTGGCCGAACGCGGATGGTGA
- a CDS encoding PLP-dependent aminotransferase family protein has protein sequence MDTSARGGQTAAGAIATGQAPAGPAGSAATGQVPAGTAATGHASSAEGIALPLSVDKTRSTSLPDQLTQELRRLISEGALRPGDVVPSSRRLAKHLGISRGSVETAYAQLAVEGFLVTAERSTTRINPDLPTAPEAAHRRPRVPDSPRRRLRNYVDLRPGFGGDDPLREPAFRRAWRDSLDVDPGPVDPLGQPDARWAIADYLRLSRGMAVDPDEIILTSGSRDGLRLLLSLGIDGRIAVENPGFPGLRQAMTDQELVPLDITQGAPIPSHVSAAVVTPNHQFPHGTPMPVDQRVRLLSWASESGIILVEDDYDSEARFTRTVLPTLFDLASTTGGAAEVVHIGTFSTLLTSAVSTGYLIARGEIAGRLMALRTALGPAYSPILQMAIASYLGSGGLRRRISRGRRRLRAAEEVVADIGPIPGLVHDGRTLVIETTEADAQHLLRDLSDQGILVASLARGWTGGDEVRHGVVIAHSNVEASVLREALGTVQKLLSRMQS, from the coding sequence ATGGACACGAGTGCACGGGGCGGACAGACGGCCGCTGGGGCCATTGCGACTGGGCAGGCGCCCGCTGGGCCAGCCGGGAGCGCTGCGACCGGACAGGTGCCTGCCGGGACCGCTGCGACCGGACACGCATCGAGCGCCGAGGGCATCGCCCTGCCGCTGTCGGTCGACAAGACCCGGTCGACCTCTCTGCCCGACCAGCTCACCCAGGAGCTGCGACGCCTCATCTCCGAGGGCGCACTGCGTCCCGGGGATGTGGTGCCCTCGAGCCGCCGACTGGCCAAGCACCTCGGCATCTCACGCGGCAGCGTGGAGACAGCCTATGCCCAGCTCGCCGTCGAAGGCTTCCTCGTCACGGCCGAACGCTCGACGACGCGCATCAATCCGGACCTGCCGACCGCCCCGGAGGCAGCTCATCGACGGCCTCGCGTGCCGGATTCGCCGCGGCGGCGCCTGCGAAACTACGTCGATCTGCGGCCCGGCTTCGGCGGTGACGACCCGTTGCGGGAACCGGCATTCCGACGAGCCTGGAGAGACTCACTCGACGTGGATCCCGGCCCCGTCGACCCGTTGGGTCAGCCGGACGCCCGCTGGGCCATCGCCGACTATCTGCGCCTGAGCCGGGGCATGGCCGTCGATCCCGACGAAATCATCCTCACCAGCGGATCCCGTGATGGTCTGCGTCTGCTGCTGAGTCTCGGCATCGATGGCAGGATCGCTGTGGAGAACCCGGGATTCCCCGGTCTCCGGCAGGCGATGACCGATCAGGAGCTCGTGCCGCTGGACATCACTCAGGGAGCACCGATCCCCAGCCACGTGTCTGCAGCGGTCGTGACTCCGAACCACCAATTCCCGCACGGCACCCCCATGCCCGTCGACCAGAGAGTGCGGCTGCTGTCATGGGCGTCAGAGTCCGGCATCATCCTCGTCGAAGACGACTACGACAGTGAAGCTCGCTTCACGCGCACGGTGCTGCCGACGCTCTTCGACCTCGCTTCGACGACCGGCGGCGCTGCCGAGGTCGTCCACATCGGAACCTTCTCCACGCTGCTGACCTCGGCCGTGTCGACCGGCTACCTCATCGCCCGGGGAGAGATCGCCGGGAGGCTGATGGCATTGCGCACCGCGCTGGGGCCGGCCTACTCGCCGATCCTGCAGATGGCCATCGCGTCCTATCTCGGTTCCGGGGGACTGCGCCGGCGCATCTCTCGCGGCCGGCGACGACTGCGAGCCGCCGAGGAGGTCGTCGCCGATATCGGACCGATCCCCGGACTGGTCCATGACGGTCGCACTCTCGTCATCGAAACAACGGAGGCCGATGCCCAGCACCTTCTGCGGGATCTGTCCGATCAGGGCATCCTCGTCGCCTCCCTGGCCAGGGGGTGGACCGGAGGCGACGAAGTGCGTCACGGGGTCGTCATCGCCCACTCGAACGTCGAGGCCTCGGTGCTGCGTGAGGCACTGGGAACGGTGCAGAAGCTGTTGAGTAGGATGCAGTCATGA
- a CDS encoding 4'-phosphopantetheinyl transferase family protein → MAFHPSFTELPTDLPVTLILADTSAAAAWAREDDSVLTEQERNYAREFGAEAAATWSAGRVVLRHVLGSHLGQDPATIEIRLDSAGKPRHDDCEFSVSRSRRLVLVAVAEDPVGLDIEAVPDRDVALEAMQMLHASERAELEALPDDEVAAGFVRVWARTEAFLKALSTGLARDPGLDYIGAGTRPQSPHPDVDIHDLEAGIPAGHCAAVAFNR, encoded by the coding sequence ATGGCGTTCCACCCCAGCTTCACCGAACTGCCCACCGATCTGCCCGTGACACTCATCCTCGCCGATACATCGGCTGCGGCTGCGTGGGCACGCGAAGACGATTCCGTGCTCACCGAGCAGGAACGCAACTATGCCCGCGAATTCGGCGCCGAGGCCGCCGCCACCTGGTCGGCCGGCCGCGTCGTCCTCCGCCACGTGCTCGGCTCCCACCTGGGCCAGGACCCGGCCACGATTGAGATCCGACTCGATTCGGCCGGCAAACCGCGCCATGATGACTGCGAGTTCTCCGTATCTCGGTCGCGTCGGCTCGTCCTCGTCGCCGTGGCCGAGGACCCGGTCGGACTCGACATCGAAGCGGTCCCCGACCGCGATGTCGCCCTCGAGGCGATGCAGATGCTCCATGCGAGTGAACGCGCCGAGCTCGAAGCGCTTCCCGACGACGAGGTGGCCGCCGGTTTCGTCCGCGTATGGGCACGCACCGAAGCGTTCCTCAAGGCATTGAGCACCGGGCTGGCCCGCGATCCCGGCCTCGACTACATCGGCGCCGGCACACGCCCGCAGTCACCGCATCCTGATGTCGACATCCACGACCTCGAGGCGGGCATTCCAGCCGGGCACTGCGCTGCTGTCGCCTTCAATCGCTGA
- a CDS encoding LapA family protein encodes MSTQDPRGESQTPEELLAETDSVLGDETPTQADPTAGDTREISPHGQTQPPEQTPPEQTPAGHDDRLPSTKGGAGMSAGMWISLIIGAIIVILLLIFILQNNVPAEFKYFGWQFELPLGVAMLFAAIGGILIAGLIGSVRIFVLSRKLKKINKALGR; translated from the coding sequence ATGAGTACTCAAGACCCCCGCGGCGAATCGCAGACACCCGAAGAGCTCCTTGCCGAGACCGACTCCGTGCTCGGGGACGAGACTCCCACTCAGGCTGATCCCACTGCAGGCGACACCCGTGAGATCTCCCCACACGGGCAGACTCAGCCGCCCGAGCAGACGCCTCCCGAACAGACGCCGGCCGGGCACGACGATAGACTGCCCTCGACGAAGGGCGGGGCCGGGATGTCAGCGGGCATGTGGATCTCCCTCATCATCGGGGCGATCATCGTCATCCTGCTCCTCATCTTCATCCTGCAGAACAATGTCCCTGCCGAGTTCAAGTACTTCGGCTGGCAGTTCGAGCTTCCCCTGGGAGTCGCCATGCTCTTCGCCGCCATCGGCGGCATCCTCATCGCCGGGCTGATCGGATCGGTGCGGATCTTCGTCCTCAGCCGCAAGCTCAAGAAGATCAACAAGGCGCTGGGCCGCTGA
- a CDS encoding NADP-dependent isocitrate dehydrogenase → MAKIIYTRTDEAPLLATYSLKPIIEAFATSAGVEVETRDISLAARVLAQFSDRLPEDQQVGDALAELGALAQTPDANIIKLPNISASVPQLKATITELQGQGYDLPDYPEEPANDEEKDVRARYDKVKGSAVNPVLREGNSDRRAPEAVKNFAKAHPHSMGEWSKDSKTRVATMASGDFRDNEKSVIIDADDTLTIRLRTAAGETQVLKESLPVLAGEIVDSTKMNAAALDEFVKEQIAQAKADGVLFSVHLKATMMKVSDPILFGKVIEAFFPGVFAEYGNVLAEAGLTSDNGLAAILAGLDTLPADAAAGIKSGIEQGLTDGPDLAMVNSHKGITNLHVPSDVIVDASMPAMIRVGGKMWNKDDQTQDTLAVIPDSSYAGVYQTVIEDCKAKGAFDPRTMGTVPNVGLMAQKAEEYGSHDKTFEIAEAGVVEVVDSAGEVLMSHEVATGDIWRACQTKDIPVRDWVKLAVTRARLSDTPAVFWLDETRAHDNNIRAKVEEYLKDHDTEGLDIRIMNPVEATQFSIDRIREGKDTISVTGNVLRDYNTDLFPILELGTSAKMLSVVPLIAGGGLFETGAGGSAPKHVQQLVEENHLRWDSLGEFLALAESFRHEFNVHGNERAGVLADTLDAATGRFLEENKSPSRKVGEIDNRGSHFYLTLFWAQNLAEQTSDEALAEAITPVAKALTEKEETIAAELLEVQGSPVDLGGYYYPNEEKITAAMRPSTTLNEIISSLSKTV, encoded by the coding sequence ATGGCTAAAATCATTTACACGCGCACGGATGAAGCACCGCTTCTGGCGACCTACTCGCTCAAACCGATCATCGAAGCCTTCGCCACATCGGCCGGTGTCGAGGTCGAGACGCGAGACATCTCACTTGCCGCGCGCGTGCTGGCCCAGTTCAGCGACCGCCTGCCCGAAGATCAGCAGGTCGGTGACGCCCTGGCCGAACTGGGCGCCCTGGCTCAGACCCCCGATGCCAACATCATCAAGCTGCCCAACATCTCGGCTTCCGTGCCGCAGCTCAAGGCCACCATCACCGAGCTGCAGGGACAGGGCTACGACCTGCCCGACTACCCGGAAGAGCCTGCGAACGACGAAGAGAAGGACGTCCGGGCGCGGTATGACAAGGTCAAGGGTTCGGCCGTCAACCCGGTGCTGCGCGAAGGCAACTCCGACCGCCGTGCGCCCGAGGCCGTGAAGAACTTCGCCAAGGCTCACCCGCACTCGATGGGCGAATGGTCCAAGGATTCGAAGACCCGCGTGGCGACCATGGCCTCCGGGGACTTCCGCGACAACGAGAAGTCCGTCATCATCGACGCCGACGACACCCTGACCATCCGTCTGCGCACCGCAGCCGGTGAGACCCAGGTCCTCAAGGAGTCGCTGCCCGTCCTGGCCGGTGAGATCGTCGATTCGACGAAGATGAACGCCGCCGCCCTCGACGAGTTCGTCAAGGAGCAGATCGCCCAGGCCAAGGCCGACGGGGTCCTCTTCTCCGTCCACCTCAAGGCCACGATGATGAAGGTCTCCGACCCGATCCTCTTCGGCAAGGTCATCGAGGCCTTCTTCCCCGGCGTCTTCGCCGAATACGGCAACGTCCTCGCCGAGGCGGGGCTGACCTCCGACAACGGACTCGCCGCGATCCTCGCCGGCCTCGACACCCTGCCGGCCGATGCCGCGGCCGGCATCAAGTCCGGAATCGAGCAGGGCCTGACCGACGGACCCGACCTGGCCATGGTCAACTCGCACAAGGGCATCACGAACCTCCACGTGCCCTCCGACGTCATCGTCGACGCCTCGATGCCCGCGATGATCCGCGTCGGCGGCAAGATGTGGAACAAGGACGACCAGACTCAGGACACCCTGGCGGTCATCCCCGACTCCTCCTACGCCGGCGTCTACCAGACCGTCATCGAGGACTGCAAGGCCAAGGGCGCCTTCGACCCGCGCACCATGGGCACCGTGCCCAACGTCGGTCTCATGGCGCAGAAGGCCGAGGAATACGGCAGCCACGACAAGACCTTCGAGATCGCCGAGGCCGGTGTCGTCGAGGTCGTCGATTCCGCCGGTGAGGTGCTCATGAGCCACGAGGTCGCCACCGGTGACATCTGGCGCGCCTGCCAGACCAAGGACATCCCGGTCCGCGACTGGGTCAAGCTCGCCGTCACCCGTGCCCGCCTGTCGGACACTCCAGCCGTGTTCTGGCTCGACGAGACCCGGGCGCATGACAACAACATCCGCGCGAAGGTCGAGGAATACCTCAAGGATCACGACACCGAGGGCCTCGACATCCGGATCATGAACCCGGTGGAGGCCACGCAGTTCTCCATCGACCGCATCCGCGAGGGCAAGGACACCATCTCGGTGACCGGCAACGTGCTCCGCGACTACAACACGGACCTGTTCCCGATCCTCGAGCTGGGCACCTCGGCGAAGATGCTCTCCGTGGTTCCGCTCATCGCGGGCGGCGGACTCTTCGAGACCGGTGCCGGCGGTTCGGCTCCCAAGCACGTCCAGCAGCTCGTGGAGGAGAACCACCTGCGTTGGGACTCCCTCGGTGAGTTCCTCGCCCTGGCCGAGTCCTTCCGCCACGAGTTCAACGTCCACGGCAATGAACGCGCCGGCGTGCTCGCCGATACGCTCGACGCCGCCACGGGCCGGTTCCTCGAGGAGAACAAGTCCCCGTCGCGCAAGGTCGGCGAGATCGACAACCGCGGAAGCCACTTCTACCTCACCCTCTTCTGGGCGCAGAACCTGGCTGAGCAGACCTCCGACGAAGCGCTGGCCGAGGCCATCACTCCCGTCGCGAAGGCACTGACCGAAAAGGAAGAGACCATCGCGGCCGAACTCCTCGAGGTTCAGGGCAGCCCGGTCGACCTGGGCGGCTACTACTACCCGAACGAAGAGAAGATCACTGCGGCCATGCGCCCCTCGACCACCCTCAACGAGATCATCTCCTCGCTGAGCAAGACCGTCTGA
- a CDS encoding thymidine kinase, producing MAKLYFRYGAMNSGKSTALLQAAFNYEERGQRVLLAKPVIDTKGASEIVSRLGVTREVDFLIPAGGDVETIYAEHADYVDHDALLESIDAPKVPVACLLIDEAQFLTPVQVDSLMRIATNASVPVMCYGIRTDFQTKAFPGSARLLEIAHTLEELKTICRCGRKAMFNGRLVDGEFIFAGDQVAIDGNAVTYESLCPRCYLEFSGGRLTSTDS from the coding sequence GTGGCCAAACTCTACTTCCGGTACGGAGCGATGAATTCCGGCAAGTCGACCGCCCTGCTGCAGGCCGCGTTCAACTACGAGGAGCGCGGACAGCGGGTTCTGTTGGCCAAACCGGTCATCGACACGAAGGGCGCTTCTGAGATCGTGTCCCGCTTGGGCGTCACCCGCGAAGTCGACTTCCTCATCCCCGCGGGCGGAGACGTCGAGACGATCTATGCCGAACACGCAGACTACGTCGACCACGATGCTCTGCTCGAATCGATCGACGCCCCGAAGGTCCCCGTCGCCTGCCTGCTCATCGACGAAGCGCAGTTCCTCACCCCCGTTCAGGTCGATTCGCTCATGCGCATCGCAACGAACGCCTCGGTGCCGGTCATGTGCTACGGAATCCGCACCGACTTCCAGACGAAGGCCTTCCCAGGGTCTGCTCGGCTGCTCGAGATCGCCCATACCCTCGAAGAGCTCAAGACGATCTGCCGCTGCGGACGCAAGGCGATGTTCAACGGTCGCCTCGTCGACGGGGAGTTCATCTTCGCCGGAGATCAGGTCGCCATCGACGGCAATGCCGTGACCTATGAGTCGCTGTGTCCACGCTGTTATCTCGAGTTCTCCGGCGGTAGGCTGACCTCGACAGACTCCTGA
- a CDS encoding alpha/beta fold hydrolase, translating into MRIAVRAFNDNSGSPVLVFGSALGTRMTLWSSVAARLADDFQIYVADLPGHTVPGPDTLAEATPAVTIDELASGLVESMVAEGVTSFAYCGVSISGAIGLTLARNHPEVLTGLIACATAEKFGTPESWDERIGEVQASGTRGLVDDTADRWFAAGFLGEDIATGHIVLADLALVDDEAYIATASALRTYDLTGALTSITTPTLFMAGAQDPGCTPEAMEAMAGQVDGSRFVTVPDSAHLLMVEHPDIVVDHIQEFCGGL; encoded by the coding sequence ATGCGCATCGCCGTCCGTGCCTTCAATGACAATTCCGGTTCCCCTGTCCTCGTCTTCGGCAGTGCCCTGGGCACGCGGATGACGCTGTGGTCGTCCGTGGCCGCCCGCCTGGCCGATGATTTCCAGATCTATGTCGCCGATCTGCCCGGACACACCGTTCCCGGCCCCGACACCCTCGCCGAGGCGACGCCGGCGGTGACGATCGACGAGCTGGCTTCCGGTCTGGTCGAGTCCATGGTCGCCGAAGGCGTGACGTCGTTCGCCTATTGCGGAGTGTCGATCTCCGGTGCGATCGGTCTGACGCTTGCGCGCAACCATCCCGAGGTACTGACCGGGCTCATCGCGTGTGCGACCGCAGAGAAGTTCGGGACCCCGGAATCCTGGGATGAGCGGATCGGTGAAGTGCAGGCCTCGGGCACCCGCGGTCTCGTCGACGACACTGCCGACCGGTGGTTCGCCGCGGGATTCCTCGGTGAGGACATCGCCACCGGGCACATCGTGCTCGCCGACCTTGCTCTCGTCGACGACGAGGCCTACATCGCGACCGCCTCGGCGCTGCGAACCTATGACCTGACCGGTGCGCTCACCTCGATCACGACCCCGACTCTGTTCATGGCAGGGGCTCAGGATCCCGGGTGCACCCCGGAGGCGATGGAGGCCATGGCCGGTCAGGTCGACGGCTCACGCTTCGTCACGGTTCCCGATTCCGCGCATCTGCTCATGGTCGAACACCCGGACATCGTCGTCGATCACATCCAGGAGTTCTGCGGCGGGCTCTGA